A single window of Rhizobium sp. CCGE531 DNA harbors:
- a CDS encoding sugar phosphate isomerase/epimerase encodes MRRLGIHSFVWTSGQTQEGLETALQKTAEHGYGTIEFAYLRPEKFNLDRLARLAQSLDVEIGVTMGLPPDKDVSSEDPSVVADGKRMLADAVRAVRDIGGNKLGGILYSAHTKYNRQPTRKGWDNSVAAIAATAEVAGQAKVDLVLEIVNRFETNLLNTTAQGLKFISETGSDHVRLHLDTFHMNIEEANPAAAIRLAGDKVGYFHIGESNRGYLGDGVIDFDLIFDALLDIGYKRDIVFESFSAAVVDEGLSLACAIWRDTWTDNDPLAAHAKRYIELKYDEARRRRATSARP; translated from the coding sequence ATGCGACGCTTGGGAATCCATTCATTTGTATGGACGAGCGGCCAAACCCAGGAAGGGCTCGAAACGGCCCTGCAAAAAACGGCCGAGCACGGTTATGGAACCATCGAGTTCGCCTATCTTCGCCCCGAAAAATTCAACCTGGACCGGCTTGCGAGGCTCGCGCAGTCGCTTGACGTGGAGATCGGCGTGACGATGGGGTTGCCGCCCGACAAGGACGTGTCGAGCGAGGATCCCTCGGTCGTTGCGGATGGCAAGCGGATGCTGGCCGATGCGGTGCGCGCAGTCCGGGACATCGGCGGCAACAAGCTCGGCGGGATCCTTTATTCCGCGCATACCAAGTACAATCGCCAGCCAACGAGGAAGGGCTGGGACAACAGCGTCGCCGCCATTGCGGCGACGGCCGAAGTGGCCGGGCAAGCGAAAGTCGATCTCGTCCTCGAAATCGTCAACCGGTTCGAGACCAATCTGTTGAACACGACCGCGCAAGGGCTGAAATTCATCTCCGAGACCGGCTCCGATCATGTTCGCCTGCATCTCGATACGTTCCACATGAACATCGAGGAGGCCAATCCCGCCGCGGCGATCCGCCTGGCCGGCGACAAGGTCGGTTACTTCCACATCGGCGAAAGCAATCGAGGCTATCTCGGCGACGGCGTCATCGACTTCGACCTCATTTTCGACGCCCTCCTCGATATCGGCTACAAGCGCGACATCGTGTTCGAGAGCTTTTCGGCTGCCGTCGTCGACGAGGGATTGTCGCTCGCCTGTGCGATCTGGCGCGACACATGGACCGACAACGATCCCCTTGCCGCCCATGCGAAGCGTTATATCGAGCTCAAATATGACGAGGCCAGACGGCGGCGTGCCACAAGCGCTCGTCCCTGA
- a CDS encoding SDR family oxidoreductase, producing the protein MNFEGKKVIVTGAGKGIGRVTAEILVKRGARVVALTRSAADVAALRDELGCEAIQIDLADAGKTREAALAALPADYLVNCAGTTELQSFLETTVEAFDHLVAVNTRAPMIVAQEFARSLIERGLSGAIVNVSSVAAFVGIPDHAAYCASKSGLDGLTRVMAKELAPKGIRVNGVHPTVTLTPMAIKAWSDPEKAAPMRERIPVGRFAEPADVAEVILFLLSDEAAMVNGISMPVDGGYMIA; encoded by the coding sequence ATGAATTTCGAAGGGAAGAAAGTGATCGTCACCGGCGCAGGCAAGGGCATTGGCCGCGTGACGGCGGAAATACTTGTGAAACGCGGCGCCCGCGTCGTGGCCTTGACCAGAAGTGCGGCGGACGTCGCCGCGCTGCGCGATGAACTGGGCTGCGAGGCCATTCAGATCGATCTTGCCGACGCCGGAAAGACGCGGGAGGCGGCATTGGCCGCTCTTCCAGCGGATTATCTCGTCAATTGCGCGGGGACGACCGAGCTGCAGTCATTTCTCGAAACCACGGTCGAAGCCTTCGATCACTTGGTCGCGGTCAATACCCGCGCGCCGATGATCGTGGCACAGGAATTTGCCCGCTCGTTGATCGAAAGGGGCTTATCCGGCGCGATCGTCAACGTATCCTCCGTCGCCGCCTTCGTCGGCATACCGGATCATGCGGCCTATTGCGCTTCGAAAAGCGGGCTGGACGGCCTGACGCGCGTGATGGCGAAAGAGCTGGCGCCGAAAGGCATTCGCGTCAATGGCGTCCATCCGACCGTCACGCTGACACCGATGGCCATCAAGGCTTGGAGCGACCCCGAAAAGGCAGCGCCGATGCGCGAACGGATCCCGGTCGGTCGATTTGCCGAACCTGCTGACGTCGCCGAGGTCATCCTGTTCCTGCTTTCGGACGAGGCGGCCATGGTCAACGGCATCTCGATGCCGGTCGACGGCGGCTATATGATCGCCTGA
- a CDS encoding extracellular solute-binding protein, whose translation MRYAMKASAIALTLSLAGVASPAWADFWSDAGAKFKGVTLHGVTESTPPSNFIKDVLAPEFEKKTGIKVEIETTSWDQMYDKAIKDMEAGTGIYDVVYIEQDIVYSYMARNFLTDITKALKNQPDLKAPTYDAANFTSFSNYFKDANGDLYGVPMEAFLKTYLYRKDLFEDPEIQAAFKQKTGHDLKPAMTHEQYTEIADFFTQWGKDHNMQLWGSTAQAHTGHPASWYEFFESVAPTFGVYNWGIDAGKDYAATVEHGGQMNSDKAKAALKWWLHLRDIAPPESSQSTWTEVATTFAAGRVAQGLVYGENAAWIATDSSQSKVTGKVGFALPPLKPGVLEAAEAGKGYVGYYDGGAFGLPVSSKNQEAALLFLQFIGQNEVQPDWAVAAPRVTNTATFDDPKIKAMDVKLGGFYTMLKDQGKLFAGAPPYPFHAQVREATAPIFFDILTGKIGPDEGLDKMAAKTEEELTSLGYRK comes from the coding sequence ATGAGATACGCTATGAAAGCCAGCGCCATAGCGCTGACGCTTAGCCTTGCCGGCGTCGCTTCGCCGGCCTGGGCAGACTTCTGGTCCGACGCCGGAGCGAAATTCAAGGGCGTGACGCTGCATGGAGTGACCGAGTCCACGCCCCCTTCCAACTTCATCAAGGATGTGCTGGCACCCGAATTCGAGAAGAAAACGGGCATCAAGGTCGAAATCGAAACGACGTCCTGGGATCAGATGTACGACAAGGCGATCAAGGACATGGAAGCCGGCACCGGCATCTATGACGTCGTCTACATCGAGCAGGACATCGTCTATTCCTATATGGCGCGAAACTTCCTGACCGATATCACCAAGGCACTGAAGAACCAGCCGGATCTGAAGGCGCCGACCTACGATGCCGCCAACTTCACCAGCTTCTCCAACTACTTCAAGGACGCGAACGGGGATCTTTACGGCGTTCCGATGGAGGCTTTCCTCAAGACCTATCTCTATCGCAAGGACCTGTTTGAAGATCCGGAAATCCAGGCGGCTTTCAAGCAGAAGACGGGCCATGATCTGAAACCCGCGATGACCCACGAGCAATATACGGAAATCGCCGACTTCTTTACCCAATGGGGCAAGGATCACAACATGCAGCTATGGGGCTCGACGGCGCAGGCCCATACGGGCCATCCAGCCTCATGGTACGAATTCTTCGAGTCCGTCGCGCCGACCTTCGGCGTCTACAACTGGGGCATCGATGCCGGGAAGGACTATGCCGCGACTGTCGAGCATGGTGGCCAGATGAACAGCGACAAGGCGAAGGCCGCGCTGAAATGGTGGCTGCATCTGCGCGACATCGCGCCGCCGGAATCCTCGCAATCCACATGGACGGAAGTCGCCACGACCTTTGCCGCCGGCCGGGTGGCGCAGGGTCTGGTCTATGGCGAGAACGCGGCATGGATCGCGACCGATTCATCACAGTCGAAGGTCACGGGCAAGGTCGGCTTCGCTCTGCCGCCGCTCAAGCCGGGCGTGCTCGAGGCAGCCGAAGCCGGCAAGGGTTATGTCGGCTATTATGACGGCGGCGCCTTCGGCCTGCCTGTCTCCTCCAAGAACCAGGAGGCCGCCCTGCTCTTCCTGCAATTCATCGGCCAGAACGAGGTGCAGCCCGATTGGGCCGTCGCCGCGCCGCGCGTCACCAATACCGCCACCTTCGACGACCCCAAGATCAAGGCCATGGATGTCAAGCTTGGCGGCTTCTATACGATGCTGAAAGATCAGGGCAAGCTCTTCGCAGGCGCCCCGCCCTATCCGTTCCACGCCCAGGTGCGCGAAGCAACCGCCCCGATTTTCTTCGACATCCTGACCGGCAAGATCGGCCCGGACGAGGGCCTCGACAAGATGGCGGCGAAGACGGAGGAAGAGCTGACCTCGCTCGGCTATCGCAAATAG
- a CDS encoding carbohydrate ABC transporter permease, with amino-acid sequence MKTRNPWLLVVMWIAISFATLFPIYWLFVISVKPTVELFSTPEIILRSLFWKNYTDVLNNPTLRGYMVNSLLISSGNALLVTTLGFLACYALSRFDLAGKESIFFWTITNRMAPPAVFLLPLFLLLTQVYKIGSFSFADSRIGMILVYCSFNLPFAIWTLRPTVEGIPKELDEAAYVDGASTWTVLSDIIFPLARPGLAVTLILTWVFAWNEYLLAATLTNFRARTLTTGLSEYVTTTGTQWGIMAAISVFTLIPALIVFTVVQRHIVAGLTFGAVKG; translated from the coding sequence ATGAAGACCCGCAATCCTTGGCTTCTGGTCGTCATGTGGATCGCCATCAGCTTTGCGACCCTCTTTCCGATCTACTGGCTCTTCGTCATCTCGGTGAAGCCGACGGTCGAGCTGTTCTCGACGCCCGAAATCATCCTGAGAAGCCTGTTCTGGAAGAACTACACCGACGTCCTGAACAACCCGACGCTGCGCGGCTATATGGTGAACTCGCTGCTCATTTCCTCGGGCAATGCGCTGCTGGTGACGACGCTCGGCTTTCTGGCCTGCTACGCGCTTTCGCGGTTCGACCTTGCCGGCAAGGAGAGCATCTTTTTCTGGACGATCACCAACAGAATGGCGCCGCCGGCCGTATTCCTGCTGCCGCTCTTTCTGCTGCTCACCCAGGTCTACAAGATCGGCAGCTTTTCCTTTGCGGATTCGCGGATCGGCATGATCCTCGTCTATTGCTCGTTCAACCTTCCCTTCGCGATCTGGACGCTTCGTCCGACCGTCGAAGGTATTCCCAAAGAGCTTGACGAGGCCGCCTATGTCGACGGCGCAAGCACATGGACCGTTCTATCGGATATCATATTCCCGCTGGCGCGACCGGGGTTGGCGGTGACGCTGATCCTCACCTGGGTTTTCGCATGGAACGAGTATCTGCTCGCAGCCACCCTGACCAATTTCAGGGCGCGCACCTTGACCACCGGCCTTTCGGAATATGTCACGACGACAGGCACGCAATGGGGGATCATGGCGGCGATATCGGTCTTCACCCTCATTCCCGCTCTCATCGTCTTCACCGTCGTGCAGCGCCACATCGTTGCGGGCCTGACCTTCGGTGCCGTGAAAGGATAA
- the ugpC gene encoding sn-glycerol-3-phosphate ABC transporter ATP-binding protein UgpC — protein sequence MANVQISDVTKKYGALQVMHGVSVDIDDGEFVVLVGPSGCGKSTLLRMVAGLETVSGGDIRIGGRIVTNAPPKERDIAMVFQSYALYPHKTVAENMGFPLKMAKRPKAEIDEKVRRAAEILDLSRYLDRYPKQLSGGQRQRVAMGRAIVRDPQVFLFDEPLSNLDAKLRVTMRVEIKELHQRLKTTTIYVTHDQIEAMTMASKIVVMRDGRVEQVGRPLELYDFPANIFVAGFIGSPSMNFLKGRIGNRDGRKVVITEQGVVLPVETVNAEDGRPVTYGIRPEHITIGDGGIPVEVSVFEPTGSETLIFGRVGGVPIDALIRERIEIASGRTMHFRIDPRHVHIFDQETGTRL from the coding sequence TTGGCAAACGTACAGATTAGCGACGTCACGAAGAAATATGGCGCCCTTCAGGTCATGCATGGTGTCAGCGTCGACATCGACGACGGTGAATTCGTCGTTCTGGTAGGCCCCTCCGGCTGCGGAAAATCCACGCTGCTGCGCATGGTCGCGGGCCTTGAGACGGTCAGCGGCGGCGATATCAGGATTGGGGGCCGCATCGTCACCAATGCTCCGCCGAAGGAGCGCGACATCGCCATGGTCTTTCAATCCTACGCGCTCTATCCGCACAAGACGGTCGCCGAGAACATGGGCTTTCCCCTGAAGATGGCGAAACGCCCCAAGGCGGAAATCGATGAAAAGGTGCGCCGCGCCGCCGAAATCCTCGATCTCTCCCGTTACCTCGATCGCTATCCGAAACAACTGTCCGGCGGCCAGCGCCAGCGCGTCGCCATGGGCCGCGCCATCGTCCGAGATCCGCAGGTCTTCCTCTTCGACGAGCCCCTTTCGAACCTCGATGCCAAGCTTCGTGTGACGATGCGGGTCGAGATCAAGGAATTGCATCAACGGCTGAAAACCACCACCATCTACGTCACGCACGACCAGATCGAGGCCATGACGATGGCCAGCAAGATCGTCGTGATGCGCGACGGACGGGTGGAGCAGGTCGGCAGGCCGCTGGAGCTATATGATTTTCCGGCGAATATCTTCGTCGCAGGCTTTATCGGCAGTCCTTCGATGAATTTCCTGAAGGGCCGGATCGGCAATCGCGATGGTCGCAAGGTCGTCATCACCGAGCAAGGCGTCGTTCTGCCGGTGGAGACGGTGAACGCCGAGGACGGAAGGCCGGTGACCTATGGAATTCGGCCCGAACACATCACCATCGGCGATGGCGGAATCCCCGTCGAGGTGTCCGTATTCGAACCGACCGGCTCCGAGACGCTGATCTTCGGCCGGGTCGGCGGCGTGCCGATCGATGCACTCATTCGCGAGCGGATCGAAATCGCGTCGGGGCGAACAATGCATTTTCGTATTGACCCGCGCCATGTTCATATCTTCGATCAGGAAACCGGCACGAGATTGTAA
- a CDS encoding sugar ABC transporter permease, producing MHSQKLGWLLLSPTIVILGLFGIFPFVYVVWVSFHAWNPFAANPHMVFNWAENYRKVVFDQQFLASLGITAAFVFFAVTSEIVLGYVLAQALLKDFPGKAIFRTIHTLPLIMAPIIVGSVWKLMTTPSIGIIPYLLHSWFGFDLNIGQSALAAFIVTVIMDIWHWTPLVTLSLIAALVSLPPDPFEQAQIDGAGKSQIFWHITLPMIRPALIATVFIRLMDALRTVDEVLMLTGGGPGSATRYLGVHIFREVFPKTNYGYGSAISVVVLYLTIVVCWLLYVSLIAPRAKKG from the coding sequence ATGCATTCACAGAAGCTCGGCTGGCTCTTGCTGTCACCAACCATAGTGATCCTCGGGCTCTTCGGCATTTTTCCGTTCGTCTATGTCGTCTGGGTTTCCTTTCATGCGTGGAATCCCTTTGCCGCCAATCCCCACATGGTCTTCAACTGGGCGGAAAATTACCGCAAGGTCGTTTTCGATCAGCAGTTCCTGGCGTCCCTGGGCATCACGGCCGCGTTCGTCTTCTTCGCCGTGACCTCGGAGATCGTGCTCGGCTATGTGCTCGCGCAGGCGCTCCTGAAGGATTTCCCCGGCAAGGCGATATTCCGCACCATCCATACCCTGCCGTTGATCATGGCGCCGATCATCGTCGGATCCGTCTGGAAGCTGATGACGACGCCCTCGATCGGCATCATCCCATATCTGCTGCACAGCTGGTTCGGCTTCGATCTCAACATCGGCCAAAGCGCGCTTGCGGCTTTCATTGTCACAGTGATCATGGACATCTGGCATTGGACGCCGCTGGTGACGCTTTCGCTGATCGCCGCCCTGGTGTCATTGCCGCCGGACCCGTTCGAGCAGGCGCAGATCGACGGCGCGGGCAAGAGCCAGATCTTCTGGCACATCACTCTTCCGATGATCCGGCCGGCCTTGATCGCCACCGTCTTCATCCGGCTCATGGATGCGCTGCGGACGGTGGACGAAGTACTGATGCTGACCGGCGGCGGCCCCGGCTCCGCGACGCGCTACCTCGGCGTGCACATCTTCAGGGAAGTCTTTCCCAAGACGAACTACGGCTATGGTTCGGCCATCTCCGTCGTCGTGCTGTATCTGACCATCGTCGTCTGCTGGCTGCTCTATGTCAGCCTGATCGCGCCGCGCGCCAAGAAAGGTTGA
- a CDS encoding DUF2160 family membrane protein has protein sequence MPSESENGEHKAGFLPIETNWFDRLFISVVIWVALSLLWMRFIEPLGLSVWIATAISVVLGAYIIRRG, from the coding sequence ATGCCTTCGGAATCCGAAAACGGCGAGCACAAGGCGGGGTTCCTGCCGATAGAAACGAATTGGTTCGACCGGCTGTTCATCTCGGTCGTCATCTGGGTGGCGTTGTCGCTGCTCTGGATGCGCTTCATCGAACCATTGGGACTGTCGGTCTGGATAGCGACGGCGATTTCCGTCGTGCTCGGCGCCTACATCATCCGGCGCGGGTGA
- a CDS encoding sugar kinase, whose amino-acid sequence MTSALAPDQLGPTICVGEILVEIVATTVGDGFVEAQPLIGPFASGAPAIFISQCGRLGGNAAMIGAVGADDFGRVNIERLKRDGVDISAISIDPDYPTGSAFVRYRENGSRDFVYNIAKSAAARFGWSEAVRDLIARGGHLHVMGSALSVPSACAVIDRAVDIVKARGGTLSIDPNIRKELRLDEDTERRFAKLAAAADLLLPSGEELERAAGVEGEANAIRRLFDIGVKEIVLKRGADGATYFNSRGERIDAPAFIVKEIDPTGAGDCFGGAYLTCRRLGMSAEDALTYAAAAGARNVTVVGPMEGAGTREELDAFIAATARRT is encoded by the coding sequence ATGACTTCAGCACTGGCTCCTGACCAGCTCGGCCCGACGATATGCGTCGGGGAAATTCTCGTGGAGATCGTCGCCACGACCGTCGGCGATGGGTTCGTCGAAGCCCAGCCACTCATCGGGCCTTTCGCCAGCGGTGCGCCGGCGATTTTCATTTCCCAATGCGGGCGGCTCGGCGGCAACGCAGCCATGATCGGCGCTGTCGGCGCCGACGATTTTGGCCGGGTGAATATCGAAAGGCTGAAGCGCGATGGCGTCGATATCTCAGCGATATCCATTGACCCCGATTACCCGACGGGCAGCGCCTTCGTTCGTTACCGCGAGAACGGCTCCCGCGATTTCGTCTACAACATCGCCAAGTCCGCCGCCGCGCGTTTCGGCTGGAGCGAAGCTGTCCGCGATCTCATCGCTCGCGGCGGTCATCTGCATGTCATGGGCTCGGCGTTGTCGGTCCCGAGCGCATGCGCGGTGATCGACAGGGCCGTCGATATCGTCAAGGCTCGCGGCGGCACGCTTTCCATCGATCCGAATATCCGCAAAGAACTCAGGCTCGACGAGGACACCGAACGCCGTTTTGCCAAGCTCGCCGCCGCCGCCGATCTGCTGCTGCCGTCCGGAGAGGAATTGGAGCGGGCGGCGGGTGTCGAAGGCGAAGCGAATGCGATCCGCCGCCTGTTCGATATCGGGGTCAAGGAGATCGTGCTGAAGCGGGGAGCGGATGGGGCGACCTATTTCAACAGCAGGGGCGAGCGCATCGATGCTCCGGCCTTTATCGTCAAGGAAATCGATCCGACCGGCGCCGGCGATTGTTTTGGCGGCGCCTATCTCACCTGCCGCCGCCTGGGCATGTCTGCAGAAGATGCCCTGACCTATGCGGCGGCGGCCGGCGCTCGCAATGTCACCGTCGTCGGCCCGATGGAAGGTGCCGGCACCCGCGAGGAACTCGATGCGTTCATCGCCGCGACCGCGAGGCGCACCTGA
- the bhcD gene encoding iminosuccinate reductase BhcD — MIIIPESAIAELVTPSDCLKAVEEVFASMANRSAYNFPVIREAIGHADALYGFKSGFDRKSLALGLKSGGFWPNNASRGLTNHQSAIFLFDADTGKCRAVVGGNLLTALRTAAASAISIKYLARKDAKVLGMIGAGHQSTFQLRAALEQRAFEKIVAWNPHPDMLSRLEEVAKEEGLPFEAVDRDRLGAESDVIISITSSFAPLLKASQVRAGTHLACMGTDTKGKQEVEAELLAAATVFTDEVAQAITIGETQHAIEKGLIRKEAIVEIGAVINGTHPGRTSQDQVTLFDGTGVGLQDLAVASAAVALALAKGVAIEVDF, encoded by the coding sequence ATGATCATCATTCCTGAAAGTGCCATCGCCGAGTTGGTCACGCCCTCTGATTGTCTCAAGGCGGTCGAAGAGGTCTTCGCCTCGATGGCGAACAGGTCGGCCTATAATTTTCCCGTAATCCGGGAGGCGATCGGCCATGCCGATGCGCTGTATGGCTTCAAGTCCGGCTTCGATCGCAAGAGCCTGGCGCTCGGCCTCAAGTCTGGCGGGTTCTGGCCAAACAATGCCAGCAGAGGCCTTACGAACCACCAGTCCGCCATCTTCCTGTTTGACGCGGATACCGGAAAATGTCGTGCCGTGGTCGGCGGCAACCTGCTGACCGCGCTGCGGACGGCCGCCGCATCGGCAATCTCGATCAAATATCTCGCCCGAAAAGACGCGAAGGTCCTCGGCATGATCGGCGCGGGTCACCAGTCGACGTTTCAGTTGCGCGCAGCCCTTGAGCAGCGCGCATTCGAAAAGATCGTCGCCTGGAACCCGCATCCCGACATGCTGAGCCGTCTGGAGGAGGTTGCCAAGGAGGAGGGCCTTCCCTTCGAGGCAGTCGATCGCGATCGACTGGGGGCTGAATCCGATGTCATCATTTCGATTACATCGTCCTTCGCTCCGCTCCTCAAGGCTTCGCAGGTCCGCGCCGGCACGCATCTCGCCTGCATGGGCACGGATACGAAGGGCAAGCAGGAGGTCGAGGCCGAGCTCCTCGCCGCCGCAACCGTCTTCACCGATGAAGTCGCGCAGGCCATAACGATCGGCGAAACACAGCACGCCATCGAAAAGGGGCTGATCCGGAAAGAGGCCATCGTCGAAATTGGCGCCGTTATCAACGGAACACATCCCGGCCGAACGTCTCAGGATCAAGTCACACTGTTCGATGGTACGGGTGTCGGCCTTCAGGATCTTGCCGTTGCTTCAGCGGCCGTCGCGCTCGCTTTGGCGAAAGGCGTGGCAATCGAGGTCGATTTCTGA
- a CDS encoding glyceraldehyde 3-phosphate dehydrogenase NAD-binding domain-containing protein produces the protein MSARPIRIAINGFGRIGRSVLRLLLRDRRDIEVVLINDIADLETCAYLFEFDSVYGPWTEPVSFEEQFLVVGGVSIPFHNAPDISKLDLRGIDVVLECTGHAKSRVVAQRGITAGARRVLISGPSAAADVTLVLGANEEAFRDQAVISNASCTTNALAPLLRVVDREFGIIGGQMTTVHCYTASQPTIDQPRSELSRSRAAALSMVPTTTSAHAIVGDVLPHLAGLIEARALRVPTASVSAIDLTVAVRNVSDLDTMRARLKHVAEGSPVLGWIEKPLVSVDLRGRPESLVLSGPEMSLSAGGLLRVFGWYDNEWGFSNRMFDMAQYIGRVN, from the coding sequence ATGTCGGCCCGGCCAATAAGGATTGCAATCAACGGATTTGGCAGGATCGGACGTTCCGTCCTGCGCCTCCTTCTGCGGGATCGTCGCGACATCGAAGTCGTGCTGATCAACGATATCGCCGATCTGGAGACATGTGCTTATCTCTTTGAATTCGACAGCGTGTACGGTCCTTGGACGGAGCCGGTTTCCTTCGAGGAGCAGTTCCTTGTCGTCGGCGGCGTTTCGATACCGTTTCACAATGCTCCCGACATCAGCAAGCTCGATCTTCGCGGCATCGATGTTGTCCTGGAATGTACCGGACATGCCAAATCACGGGTCGTAGCGCAGCGGGGAATTACGGCCGGAGCAAGGAGAGTTCTCATTTCCGGCCCTTCCGCCGCGGCCGATGTGACGCTGGTGCTGGGGGCGAACGAGGAGGCCTTCCGCGACCAGGCCGTGATTTCAAACGCATCATGCACGACGAATGCGCTTGCACCGCTTTTGCGCGTTGTCGACCGGGAATTCGGCATTATCGGCGGCCAGATGACCACGGTTCATTGCTACACGGCGAGCCAGCCGACGATCGATCAGCCGCGATCGGAACTGTCGCGCAGCCGCGCCGCCGCCCTTTCGATGGTACCGACGACGACGAGCGCGCATGCGATCGTCGGCGACGTGCTTCCTCATCTCGCCGGTCTCATCGAAGCGCGCGCCCTTCGTGTGCCGACCGCCAGCGTCTCGGCGATCGATCTGACGGTTGCGGTTCGGAACGTTTCGGACCTGGACACCATGCGCGCAAGATTGAAGCATGTCGCCGAGGGATCGCCGGTATTGGGCTGGATCGAGAAGCCATTGGTGTCGGTCGATCTGCGCGGCCGCCCTGAATCGCTCGTCTTAAGTGGACCGGAGATGTCGCTTTCCGCCGGTGGCCTCCTCAGGGTGTTCGGCTGGTACGACAACGAATGGGGCTTTTCCAACCGGATGTTCGACATGGCTCAATATATCGGGCGCGTGAATTAG
- a CDS encoding ROK family transcriptional regulator: MNDTVSIGSSPRRIRQSNLVAALQAIYSHRGMSRADLARKLGMNRSSSGEIVAELTEGGFVHELEAGSRRGEQSRAGRPGIMLELIPDAAFFVGIEIGVEHISAVVIDLAAEVRVCRKVAFDTLSSTVERAVEHGVALIVGDMTKEMMARCRGLGISTPAHIRPDGSVSLAPILGWRDVPLKEICRSAFPVEVPIAVENDANAFAIGDSYRSRIAGVTLFLLMETGVGGGIVIDGKLFRGGHGLAGEIGHTLVSGSGGQKFEQLIGREVLIRQYREAVGRSDADLQDFWVGVRDRVPAAVNIAETWSRHLAYALLQACRLIDPGRIVLGGSVASLYPMVAARVAVHMAEGQNIPFPNPEIVVDEDAEFGSAFGAACMLHQRFLSLENEEFSGDDGMQPRAAV, translated from the coding sequence ATGAACGACACCGTCTCCATCGGAAGCTCGCCGCGTAGAATTCGCCAGAGCAATCTCGTTGCGGCCCTGCAGGCGATCTACAGCCATCGCGGCATGAGCCGCGCGGATCTGGCGCGAAAGCTCGGCATGAACCGCTCGTCCTCGGGTGAGATCGTCGCCGAGTTGACGGAGGGCGGATTTGTTCATGAGTTGGAGGCGGGCAGCAGGCGCGGAGAGCAATCGCGCGCGGGACGGCCGGGGATCATGCTGGAACTCATCCCCGATGCCGCGTTTTTCGTCGGCATCGAGATCGGTGTGGAGCACATATCCGCTGTCGTTATCGATCTTGCCGCCGAAGTCAGGGTTTGCCGCAAGGTTGCCTTCGACACGCTGTCTTCGACGGTCGAGAGGGCCGTCGAACATGGCGTGGCACTTATCGTCGGCGACATGACAAAGGAGATGATGGCGCGGTGCAGGGGGCTGGGCATATCGACGCCGGCCCATATTCGGCCCGATGGGTCTGTGAGCCTTGCGCCAATTCTCGGATGGCGGGATGTCCCGCTGAAGGAAATCTGCCGGTCCGCATTTCCGGTCGAGGTTCCGATCGCAGTAGAGAACGATGCGAATGCCTTTGCGATAGGGGACAGTTATCGCAGTCGCATCGCAGGCGTGACGCTCTTCCTGCTCATGGAGACCGGCGTCGGCGGCGGGATCGTCATCGACGGCAAGCTGTTTCGCGGCGGCCATGGCCTGGCCGGCGAGATCGGCCACACTCTCGTGTCCGGGAGCGGCGGGCAGAAATTCGAACAGCTGATCGGGCGCGAAGTGCTGATCAGGCAGTATCGCGAGGCGGTCGGGCGGAGCGACGCCGATCTGCAGGACTTTTGGGTCGGCGTTCGTGACCGTGTTCCGGCGGCCGTCAACATTGCGGAGACATGGTCGCGTCATCTGGCATATGCGCTATTGCAGGCCTGTCGGCTGATCGACCCCGGCAGGATCGTGCTCGGTGGCTCGGTGGCATCTCTCTATCCGATGGTTGCCGCCCGCGTCGCCGTCCACATGGCCGAGGGCCAGAATATTCCCTTTCCCAATCCCGAAATCGTCGTTGACGAAGACGCGGAATTCGGGTCCGCATTCGGAGCCGCTTGCATGCTTCATCAGCGCTTCCTTTCGCTGGAAAACGAGGAGTTCAGCGGTGATGATGGCATGCAGCCGCGCGCGGCGGTTTGA